A window from Toxoplasma gondii ME49 chromosome IX, whole genome shotgun sequence encodes these proteins:
- a CDS encoding RNA recognition motif-containing protein (encoded by transcript TGME49_305850), which translates to MADIKNSFSEKKLDMSLDELIAQENATKGPQRRNNAGNSQQQGRRNHGSSQRQGPYSRSSGSNYRDAVGREYLLEGSGTQGAFKSGGPRPGGPTPFVPHVYTVKVKNLPLDVPERELENLLRRHFGVCGSVVRIIFRQKNPGEAYIGFNESSSCSKALAELQGSKLKGRVLTIEKGQPTGPAPPRGPGGDFARRGPTGRSAGVSPASVVPLQAGAYGNFAVNVHPNFARGGPPSGLLGHCPPTLAFVPRDGAFTNGGGAEWYVDARAAPAPVVSPVAYGSSHGPSLVGKQAATQAGTTIIISNVPCDLTAQELQDAFSVVGAVLRTELLLNASGAPTGRVALTFETRHAALEAVRRFDGGDLNAHTIRVFLE; encoded by the exons ATGGCGGACATCAAGAACAGCTTCTCTGAGAAGAAGCTGGACATGAGCTTGGACGAGCTCATTGCACAGGAAAACGCGACGAAGGGGCCGCAAAGACGGAACAACGCCGGCAACTCGCAAcagcagggaagaaggaaccaCGGAAGCAGTCAGCGACAAGGTCCCTACTCCCGGTCGTCCGGATCGAACTACAGAGATGCTGTTG GGCGTGAGTACCTCCTGGAGGGCTCTGGGACCCAGGGGGCCTTCAAGTCCGGCGGCCCTCGACCTGGCGGCCCTACTCCGTTTGTCCCACACGTTTACACCGTGAAAGTGAAGAACCTTCCTCTCGACGTTCccgagagagaactggagaatCTCCTTCGGCGGCActtcggcgtctgcggcagCGTCGTGCGCATCATCTTCCGACAGAAGAACCCTGGCGAAGC CTACATCGGCTTCAACGAATCGTCGTCATGTTCCAAGGCGTTGGCGGAGCTTCAAGGCAGTAAACTGAAGGGTCGCGTCTTGACAATCGAGAAG GGCCAGCCAACAGGtcccgcgcctcctcggGGGCCTGGGGGCGACTTTGCGCGGCGAGGTCCGACTGGTCGTAGCGCGGGAGTTTCCCCAGCGAGCGTTGTACCTCTCCAAGCCGGGGCTTACGGAAACTTCGCGGTGAATGTACATCCGAACTTCGCGCGCGGAGGGCCTCCCTCGGGCCTTCTGGGGCACTGTCCGCCCACGCTTGCCTTCGTCCCCAGAGACGGCGCCTTCACCAACGGAGGCGGGGCGGAATGGTACGTAGACGCGCGAGCTGCGCCGGCGCCTGTCGTCTCGCCTGTCGCGTACGGAAGTTCTCACGGACCGTCGCTTGTCGGAAAGCAAGCTGCTACACAG GCGGGCACGACTATCATCATTTCGAATGTTCCCTGCGATTTGACTGCTCAAGAACTGCAAGATGCTTTCTCCGTTGTCGGCGCCGTGCTCAGAACAGAACTTCTTCTGAACGCGTCTGGGGCTCCCACGGGGCGAGTGGCTCTCACCTTCGAGACTCGCCACGCAGCGCTAGAGGCCGTTCGGCGCTTCGATGGAGGCGACTTGAATGCCCACACAATCCGAGTTTTTCTCGAGTAA